One region of Drosophila teissieri strain GT53w chromosome 2L, Prin_Dtei_1.1, whole genome shotgun sequence genomic DNA includes:
- the LOC122621264 gene encoding protein espinas isoform X1 produces the protein MLSKKRWWKIRLPQVGKQDQSRNYRDIVNLSECSSVLANTATTISDSSTTTASSGSPTRHRSCDSLSKSSQAEAGKLFPRNMPSIRRSRRRAVSAERERLASRERLEEHVQPPKMPQIRAGHQSQLSTVTKLTPRKLGKSTCSKNRSYPPAKCIIKSAVRTKTRPKDTITLAPYEIALELPNESPARTLAMAVTQSTGCVQRKLSSEEQFHSSGISCNGETDDDVEVAMLTGSLTPSQIARIQVQQVLPFGDLRNLNRCRNRNAVWLNPKDTEQLLEVDRRRREAHCYSNKAIADDIQLSDIEEQLARFDGHSKRPPPPAATASKIAQSNQVIGKFKPTPAPRSSGNMQQAPQPHPQQHHPPSSSYYTQTESELLQIEAGGTGLTFASHSQRPESAVSQVACTAHLDVPSAASSGSGGSGVSGGSGEAPESAGRFVSPLQRRHCQPPSHLPLNSVASPLRTASYKSAAAVAGHGFHHSHHQQLDFQRNSQSDDDSGCALEEYTWVPPGLRPDQVRLYFSQLPDDKVPYVNSPGEKYRVKQLLHQLPPQDNEVRYCHSLSDEERKELRIFSAQRKREALGRGAVRLLSDERPCKGCEESLSGGDIVVFAQRLGAQLCWHPGCFVCSVCKELLVDLIYFQRDGNLYCGRHHAETQKPRCSACDEIIFSDECTEAEGRTWHMKHFACQECDHQLGGQRYIMREAKPYCLACFDTMFAEYCDYCGEVIGVDQGQMSHDGQHWHATDQCFSCCTCRCSLLGRPFLPRRGTIYCSIACSKGEPPTPSDTSSGPQLRPTHRASTSSQIARSPRRGGERERDPGRKAHHGHPKATGSAGDLLERQERQRMEAAGVADLLLGGGVPGMPRPAHPPPIDLTELGISLDNICAGDKSIFGDTQTLTNSMPDMLLSKADDSHSYQSIDKINLNSPSNSDLTQSTQELANELELDNELVRELPHDGYEQLFASNRNQENPAEQELDDEQLDNRPMKEVRFHSVQDTMSRSKSYTDNSNARRRRRRRNQSRSSSEMQINQTNLRLHNAQTQVGTTPLNLLNNLDNCDVASICSTCSSSSSSDMDDYVYRLPARKHYGGVRVAYVPNDALAYERKKKMAQDSSLAAGAGGASVGGAPAIMHESKNCTIS, from the exons ATGCTCTCGAAGAAGCGCTGGTGGAAGATCCGGCTGCCGCAGGTGGGCAAGCAGGATCAGTCGAGGAACTACCGGGACATCGTCAATCTGAGCGAGTGCTCCTCGGTTCTGGCCAACACGGCCACCACAATTAGCGACAgttccaccaccaccgccagcaGCGGCAGTCCCACCCGCCACCGGAGCTGCGACAGTCTCTCCAAGAGCTCCCAGGCGGAGGCGGGCAAGCTGTTCCCCCGGAACATGCCCAGCATACGGCGGAGTCGTCGCAGGGCTGTGTCAGCGGAAAGGGAGCGCCTGGCCAGCCGGGAGCGGCTAGAGGAGCATGTGCAGCCACCGAAAATGCCGCAGATACGAGCTGGACATCAGTCCCAGCTATCGACGGTGACCAAACTGACGCCCAGGAAACTGGGCAAGTCCACGTGCTCCAAAAATAGGAGTTATCCCCCTGCGAAGTGCATCATCAAGTCAGCAGTACGAACCAAGACCAGGCCAAAGGACACGATCACCCTGGCACCCTACGAAATAGCCCTGGAGCTGCCCAACGAATCCCCTGCTCGCACTTTGGCCATGGCAGTGACCCAATCTACCGGTTGCGTGCAGAGGAAGCTGAGCAGCGAGGAGCAGTTTCACTCCTCGGGGATCTCCTGCAACGGGGAGACCGACGACGATGTGGAGGTGGCCATGCTGACCGGCAGCCTAACGCCCTCCCAGATAGCCAGGATCCAGGTGCAGCAGGTCCTCCCATTTGGCGACCTGAGAAACCTGAACCGCTGCCGCAACAGGAACGCCGTTTGGCTAAATCCCAAGGATACGGAGCAGCTCCTTGAGGTAGACAGGCGAAGGAGGGAAGCCCACTGCTACTCCAACAAGGCCATTGCCGACGATATCCAGCTCAGCGATATTGAAGAACAATTGGCCAGGTTTGATGGCCACTCAAAGAGGCCGCCACCGCCGGCAGCGACAGCTTCCAAAAT CGCCCAGTCCAACCAAGTTATCGGGAAATTCAAGCCCACACCTGCACCCCGCTCCTCAGGCAACATGCAGCAGGCAccgcagccacatccacagcagCACCatccgcccagcagcagctactACACGCAAACCGAAAGCGAGCTGCTGCAGATTGAGGCGGGCGGCACGGGCCTGACCTTCGCCTCCCACTCGCAACGCCCCGAATCGGCGGTCAGCCAGGTGGCATGCACCGCCCACCTGGACGTGCCCTCGGCCGCCTCCAGCGGCAGCGGGGGCAGTGGAGTCAGTGGGGGCAGCGGCGAGGCCCCGGAATCAGCGGGTCGCTTTGTTTCCCCGCTGCAGCGCCGCCACTGCCAGCCGCCCAGCCACCTGCCGCTGAACTCGGTGGCCTCCCCGCTCCGCACCGCCAGCTACAagtcggcggcggcggttgCGGGTCATGGCTTCCACCAcagccaccaccagcagctggACTTCCAGCGGAACTCGCAGTCGGACGACGACAGCGGCTGTGCCCTCGAGGAGTACACTTGGGTGCCGCCGGGTCTGCGGCCTGATCAG GTCCGCTTGTACTTCAGTCAACTGCCAGACGACAAAGTGCCCTACGTCAACAGTCCCGGCGAAAAGTATCGTGTCAAGCAGTTGCTGCACCAGCTGCCGCCGCAAGATAACGAA GTGCGCTACTGCCACTCGCTGAGCGACGAGGAGCGCAAGGAACTGCGCATCTTCTCGGCCCAAAGGAAGCGGGAGGCCCTCGGCCGAGGAGCGGTCCGCCTGCTGTCCGACGAGCGACCCTGCAAGGGG TGCGAGGAGTCTTTGTCCGGCGGTGACATTGTGGTTTTCGCCCAGCGGCTGGGCGCCCAGTTGTGCTGGCATCCGGGCTGCTTTGTGTGCAGCGTCTGCAAGGAGCTCTTGGTGGACCTCATCTACTTCCAGCGGGACGGGAACCTCTACTGCGGTCGGCACCACGCCGAAACCCAGAAGCCGCGCTGCTCCGCCTGCGACGAG ATCATCTTTTCGGACGAGTGCACGGAGGCGGAGGGCAGGACATGGCACATGAAGCACTTCGCCTGCCAGGAGTGCGATCACCAGCTGGGCGGGCAGCGGTACATCATGCGGGAGGCCAAACCGTACTGTCTGGCGTGCTTCGACACGATGTTCGCCGAGTACTGCGACTACTGCGGAGAGGTGATCGGAGTGGACCAGGGCCAGATGAGCCACGACGGGCAGCACTGGCATGCGACGGACCAGTGCTTCAGCTGCTGCACCTGTCGCTGCTCGCTGCTGGGAAGGCCTTTCCTACCCAGGAGGGGCACCATCTACTGCTCGATCGCCTGTAGCAAGGGTGAGCCACCCACGCCGTCGGACACGAGCTCGGGCCCACAGCTGAGACCCACTCACCGGGCTTCCACCTCCAGCCAAATAGCTAGATCCCCGCGGAGAGGGGGCGAGCGGGAGCGGGATCCGGGTCGGAAGGCTCACCACGGCCACCCCAAGGCCACGGGTAGTGCCGGCGATCTACTTGAGCGTCAGGAGAGGCAGCGCATGGAGGCCGCAGGAGTGGCGGATTTACTGCTCGGAGGAGGGGTTCCCGGCATGCCACGCCCGGCCCATCCCCCGCCCATTGACCTCACCGAGCTGGGCATCAGCCTGGACAACATTTGTGCCGGCGACAAGTCCATCTTCGGGGACACCCAAACCCTGACCAACTCCATGCCCGACATGCTGCTCTCCAAAGCAGACGACTCACATAGTTACCAGAGCATCGACAAGATCAACCTGAACTCGCCCAGCAACTCTGATCTGACGCAGAGCACCCAGGAACTGGCCAAcgagctggagctggacaACGAGTTGGTGCGGGAGCTGCCTCACGATGGCTACGAGCAGCTTTTCGCTAGCAATCGCAACCAGGAAAACCCGGCCGAACAGGAACTGGACGACGAGCAGTTGGACAACCGACCGATGAAGGAGGTGCGCTTCCACAGCGTCCAAGACACTATGTCGCGCTCTAAGAGCTACACGGATAACTCCAATGcccggaggcggaggaggcgtCGCAACCAGTCGCGCAGCTCCTCGGAGATGCAGATCAACCAGACGAACCTCCGCCTGCACAACGCCCAAACACAGGTGGGAACGACGCCCCTGAATCTGCTGAACAACCTGGACAACTGTGACGTGGCCAGTATctgctccacctgctcctccagctcctcgagCGATATGGACGACTACGTGTACCGCCTGCCTGCGCGAAAACACTACGGCGGAGTAAGAGTAGCATATGTGCCCAACGATGCACTGGCCTACGAGCGCAAGAAGAAGATGGCCCAGGACTCGTCCCTGGCCGCCGGAGCAGGCGGTGCATCCGTGGGCGGGGCACCAGCGATCATGCATGAGAGCAAAAACTGCACGATTTCCTGA
- the LOC122621300 gene encoding cytochrome P450 9b2 translates to MAFLEICLALVVIGYLIYKWSTATFKTFEERKLYFEKPYPFVGNVGASAMQKASFQKQLTEFYERTRQHKLVGFFNLRTPMITLNDPELIKKICVKDFDHFPNHQLFITSNERLINDMLSVMRDQRWKHMRNTLTPVFTAAKMRNMFTLMNESFAECLQHLDTSTKTLPGRKGFEVDMKVLCNKLSNDIIATTAFGLKVNSYDNPENEFYEIGQSLVFSRGRQFFKFMLSSLVPKIFSFFKLTIFDSAKVDYFVRLVVDAIQYREKHNITRPDMIQLLMEAKKESEDNWTDDEIVAQCFIFFFAAFENNSNLICTTTYELLHNPDIQERLYEEIIETKEALNGAPLHYDAVQKMTYMDMVISESLRKWTLAAATDRLCSKDYTLTDDDGTKLFDFKVGDRVNIPISGLHWDERYFPEPRKFDPERFNDERKGDIVPYTYLPFGVGPRNCIGNRYALMQVKGMLYNLLLHYKIETSPKTTKDLWGSARGFNFTPRSGFWMHLVPRK, encoded by the exons ATGGCATTTCTGGAAATTTGTCTTGCCCTTGTGGTCATCGGTTATCTGATTTACAAATGGAGCACGGCCACCTTCAAAACCTTTGAGGAGAGGAAGCTCTACTTCGAAAAGCCGTACCCGTTTGTGGGTAATGTGGGTGCATCAGCCATGCAGAAGGCCTCCTTCCAGAAACAACTAACCGAGTTCTACGAACGCACTCGTCAACA CAAACTGGTAGGCTTCTTCAATCTGCGCACTCCCATGATCACGCTCAACGACCCGGAGTTGATCAAGAAGATCTGCGTCAAGGACTTTGACCACTTCCCCAACCACCAGCTCTTCATCACCTCCAACGAGCGCCTGATCAATGACATGCTCAGCGTGATGAGGGACCAGCGGTGGAAGCACATGAGAAACACCCTCACTCCGGTCTTCACGGCGGCCAAGATGCGCAACATGTTCACCCTGATGAACGAGAGCTTCGCCGAGTGCCTGCAGCACCTGGACACCTCTACGAAAACCCTTCCCGGCAGAAAGGGATTCGAGGTGGACATGAAGGTGCTTTGTAACAAGCTTTCCAACGACATCATTGCCACCACCGCATTCGGACTGAAGGTGAACTCGTACGACAACCCGGAAAATGAGTTCTACGAGATCGGGCAGTCGCTGGTCTTCTCCCGTGGGCGTCAGTTCTTTAAATTCATGCTGTCCTCCTTGGTGCCTAAGATTTTTAGC TTTTTCAAACTAACTATCTTCGACTCCGCCAAGGTAGATTactttgttcgcctggtggtGGATGCCATTCAGTACCGGGAGAAACACAATATTACCAGGCCCGACATGATCCAGCTTCTGATGGAGGCCAAGAAGGAGTCGGAGGATAACTGGACTGACGATGAGATCGTTGCCCAGTGCTTCATTTTCTTCTTCGCCGCCTTCGAAAACAACTCCAATCTGATCTGCACCACCACCTACGAACTGCTTCACAATCCCGATATCCAGGAGCGCTTGTACGAGGAGATAATCGAGACCAAGGAAGCTCTGAATGGCGCACCTCTTCACTACGACGCCGTGCAGAAGATGACATATATGGACATGGTCATCTCCGAGTCCCTTCGAAAGTGGACTTTGGCCGCCGCCACCGATCGCTTATGCTCCAAGGACTACACACTGACGGATGATGATGGCACCAAGCTGTTCGACTTCAAAGTAGGCGACCGCGTCAACATTCCCATTTCTGGGTTGCACTGGGATGAACGCTACTTCCCGGAACCCAGGAAGTTTGACCCGGAGCGATTTAACGATGAGCGAAAGGGTGACATAGTGCCCTACACATACTTGCCCTTTGGCGTAGGACCCAGGAATTGCATAG GAAATCGATATGCCTTGATGCAGGTCAAGGGTATGTTATATAATCTACTGCTGCATTACAAGATCGAGACTTCCCCGAAGACCACCAAAGATCTGTGGGGATCGGCGCGTGGATTCAATTTCACTCCTAGATCCGGATTTTGGATGCACCTGGTGCCGCGAAAATAA
- the LOC122621264 gene encoding protein espinas isoform X2: protein MPGSYFCMISALENSRGNRRAGHGARTFSCWRLFLCEESLSGGDIVVFAQRLGAQLCWHPGCFVCSVCKELLVDLIYFQRDGNLYCGRHHAETQKPRCSACDEIIFSDECTEAEGRTWHMKHFACQECDHQLGGQRYIMREAKPYCLACFDTMFAEYCDYCGEVIGVDQGQMSHDGQHWHATDQCFSCCTCRCSLLGRPFLPRRGTIYCSIACSKGEPPTPSDTSSGPQLRPTHRASTSSQIARSPRRGGERERDPGRKAHHGHPKATGSAGDLLERQERQRMEAAGVADLLLGGGVPGMPRPAHPPPIDLTELGISLDNICAGDKSIFGDTQTLTNSMPDMLLSKADDSHSYQSIDKINLNSPSNSDLTQSTQELANELELDNELVRELPHDGYEQLFASNRNQENPAEQELDDEQLDNRPMKEVRFHSVQDTMSRSKSYTDNSNARRRRRRRNQSRSSSEMQINQTNLRLHNAQTQVGTTPLNLLNNLDNCDVASICSTCSSSSSSDMDDYVYRLPARKHYGGVRVAYVPNDALAYERKKKMAQDSSLAAGAGGASVGGAPAIMHESKNCTIS, encoded by the exons ATGCCCGGCAGCTATTTTTGCATGATTTCCGCTTTGGAAAATTCGAGGGGGAACCGCAGAGCAGGACACGGAGCCAGGACTTTTTCTTGCTGGCGGCTTTTCCTG TGCGAGGAGTCTTTGTCCGGCGGTGACATTGTGGTTTTCGCCCAGCGGCTGGGCGCCCAGTTGTGCTGGCATCCGGGCTGCTTTGTGTGCAGCGTCTGCAAGGAGCTCTTGGTGGACCTCATCTACTTCCAGCGGGACGGGAACCTCTACTGCGGTCGGCACCACGCCGAAACCCAGAAGCCGCGCTGCTCCGCCTGCGACGAG ATCATCTTTTCGGACGAGTGCACGGAGGCGGAGGGCAGGACATGGCACATGAAGCACTTCGCCTGCCAGGAGTGCGATCACCAGCTGGGCGGGCAGCGGTACATCATGCGGGAGGCCAAACCGTACTGTCTGGCGTGCTTCGACACGATGTTCGCCGAGTACTGCGACTACTGCGGAGAGGTGATCGGAGTGGACCAGGGCCAGATGAGCCACGACGGGCAGCACTGGCATGCGACGGACCAGTGCTTCAGCTGCTGCACCTGTCGCTGCTCGCTGCTGGGAAGGCCTTTCCTACCCAGGAGGGGCACCATCTACTGCTCGATCGCCTGTAGCAAGGGTGAGCCACCCACGCCGTCGGACACGAGCTCGGGCCCACAGCTGAGACCCACTCACCGGGCTTCCACCTCCAGCCAAATAGCTAGATCCCCGCGGAGAGGGGGCGAGCGGGAGCGGGATCCGGGTCGGAAGGCTCACCACGGCCACCCCAAGGCCACGGGTAGTGCCGGCGATCTACTTGAGCGTCAGGAGAGGCAGCGCATGGAGGCCGCAGGAGTGGCGGATTTACTGCTCGGAGGAGGGGTTCCCGGCATGCCACGCCCGGCCCATCCCCCGCCCATTGACCTCACCGAGCTGGGCATCAGCCTGGACAACATTTGTGCCGGCGACAAGTCCATCTTCGGGGACACCCAAACCCTGACCAACTCCATGCCCGACATGCTGCTCTCCAAAGCAGACGACTCACATAGTTACCAGAGCATCGACAAGATCAACCTGAACTCGCCCAGCAACTCTGATCTGACGCAGAGCACCCAGGAACTGGCCAAcgagctggagctggacaACGAGTTGGTGCGGGAGCTGCCTCACGATGGCTACGAGCAGCTTTTCGCTAGCAATCGCAACCAGGAAAACCCGGCCGAACAGGAACTGGACGACGAGCAGTTGGACAACCGACCGATGAAGGAGGTGCGCTTCCACAGCGTCCAAGACACTATGTCGCGCTCTAAGAGCTACACGGATAACTCCAATGcccggaggcggaggaggcgtCGCAACCAGTCGCGCAGCTCCTCGGAGATGCAGATCAACCAGACGAACCTCCGCCTGCACAACGCCCAAACACAGGTGGGAACGACGCCCCTGAATCTGCTGAACAACCTGGACAACTGTGACGTGGCCAGTATctgctccacctgctcctccagctcctcgagCGATATGGACGACTACGTGTACCGCCTGCCTGCGCGAAAACACTACGGCGGAGTAAGAGTAGCATATGTGCCCAACGATGCACTGGCCTACGAGCGCAAGAAGAAGATGGCCCAGGACTCGTCCCTGGCCGCCGGAGCAGGCGGTGCATCCGTGGGCGGGGCACCAGCGATCATGCATGAGAGCAAAAACTGCACGATTTCCTGA